A part of Chitinimonas koreensis genomic DNA contains:
- a CDS encoding response regulator, with the protein MYHILVVDDEPGILNAVRRSLNGLTDEAGERVPLSVDCFSDPVAALQSAEVKAYDAVISDYRMPDMTGVEFLLFFRAKQKDAVRIILSGFADMEGMIGAINEAQIFRFVAKPWHEGELRHALLQGLETRRLLMENRRLADLVRAQQAKVSHHEALLARLEAESPGITQVRWGPNGEVLLDD; encoded by the coding sequence ATGTACCACATCCTGGTGGTGGACGACGAACCGGGCATCCTCAACGCAGTGCGCCGCAGCCTGAACGGCCTGACCGATGAAGCCGGCGAGCGGGTGCCGCTGTCGGTCGACTGCTTCTCCGACCCGGTCGCCGCGCTGCAGTCGGCCGAGGTCAAGGCCTACGACGCGGTGATCTCGGACTACCGCATGCCGGACATGACCGGCGTCGAATTCCTGCTGTTCTTCCGCGCCAAGCAGAAGGACGCGGTCCGCATCATCCTGTCCGGCTTCGCCGACATGGAAGGCATGATCGGCGCGATCAACGAGGCGCAGATCTTCCGCTTCGTCGCCAAGCCCTGGCACGAGGGCGAGCTCCGGCACGCGCTGCTGCAGGGCCTGGAGACGCGCCGGCTGCTGATGGAGAACCGCCGCCTGGCCGACCTGGTGCGCGCCCAGCAGGCCAAGGTGTCGCACCATGAGGCGTTGCTGGCGCGGCTCGAAGCGGAATCGCCGGGCATCACCCAGGTGAGGTGGGGGCCGAACGGCGAGGTGCTGCTCGACGATTGA
- a CDS encoding HD domain-containing phosphohydrolase, which translates to MFVDDEANILSAMRRLFRGRDFDVVTAGSGREALAYLEANPVDLVVSDMRMPEQTGAELLCIVRQRWPDVMRIILTGYADVNDTMQAINTGEIYRYLLKPWNDDEFVTVVQGALMVKGLRDEKARLEKLVHRQNRELVELNSGLEQKVRERTAELQRTMAQLNSAHESLKKGFVTSIKVFTSLIEMRGGAIAGHSRQVADLARQIARELGLTEMEAQEVMVAGLLHAIGKLGLPDKLIQTPYVQLSAAERAEFEKHPVNAQAALMALEQLQKPAHLIRHHRERYDGKGHPDGLALEQIPLGSRILALANDFFSLQNGTLEERSLGRDDAARAILAQSGKRYDPKVVAAFAKLLGAKPAEPPRAEVAVKSAELKVGMVLARDLSTQGGMLLLARDYALDDRLIEQIHSFERSARQPLPIYIYKTEEPAA; encoded by the coding sequence ATGTTCGTCGACGACGAGGCCAATATCCTGTCCGCCATGCGCCGGCTGTTCCGCGGCCGCGACTTCGACGTGGTCACCGCCGGCAGCGGCCGCGAGGCGCTGGCCTACCTCGAGGCCAATCCGGTCGACCTGGTGGTGTCCGACATGCGCATGCCCGAGCAGACCGGCGCCGAGCTGCTGTGCATCGTGCGGCAGCGCTGGCCCGACGTGATGCGCATCATCCTGACCGGCTACGCCGACGTGAACGACACGATGCAGGCGATCAACACCGGCGAGATCTACCGCTATCTGCTCAAGCCCTGGAACGACGACGAATTCGTCACCGTGGTGCAGGGTGCGCTGATGGTGAAGGGGCTGCGCGACGAGAAGGCGCGGCTGGAGAAGCTGGTCCACCGGCAGAACCGCGAGCTGGTCGAGCTCAACAGCGGGCTGGAGCAGAAGGTGCGCGAGCGCACCGCCGAGCTGCAGCGCACCATGGCCCAGCTCAACAGCGCGCACGAGAGCCTGAAGAAGGGTTTCGTCACCTCGATCAAGGTGTTCACCTCGCTGATCGAGATGCGCGGCGGCGCCATCGCCGGCCATTCGCGCCAGGTGGCCGACCTGGCGCGCCAGATCGCGCGCGAGCTGGGCCTGACCGAAATGGAGGCGCAGGAGGTGATGGTGGCCGGCCTCTTGCACGCGATCGGCAAGCTGGGCCTGCCCGACAAGCTGATCCAGACGCCCTACGTGCAGCTGAGCGCCGCCGAGCGCGCCGAGTTCGAGAAGCACCCGGTCAACGCCCAGGCCGCGCTGATGGCGCTGGAACAGCTGCAGAAGCCGGCCCACCTGATCCGCCACCACCGCGAGCGCTACGACGGCAAGGGCCATCCGGACGGCCTGGCGCTCGAGCAGATCCCGCTCGGCTCGCGCATCCTGGCGCTGGCCAACGATTTCTTCTCGCTGCAGAACGGCACGCTGGAGGAGCGCTCGCTCGGCCGCGACGACGCTGCCCGCGCGATCCTGGCGCAGAGCGGCAAGCGCTACGATCCCAAGGTGGTCGCCGCCTTCGCCAAGCTGCTCGGCGCCAAGCCGGCCGAACCGCCGCGCGCCGAGGTCGCCGTCAAGTCGGCCGAGCTCAAGGTCGGCATGGTGCTGGCGCGCGACCTGAGCACCCAGGGCGGCATGCTGCTGCTGGCGCGCGACTACGCGCTGGACGACCGCCTGATCGAGCAGATCCACTCGTTCGAACGCAGCGCGCGGCAGCCGCTGCCGATCTACATCTACAAGACCGAAGAACCGGCGGCCTAG
- a CDS encoding ATP-binding protein, translating to MAEQSRPKNPAPRRLPRRMGLQMRFYVLLGTCLCGLLLSALLAQSGLEGELTADETRLRMLGVGLGTALLGAWLIGLLTRGFRQAIEELYQGLDQINDLHDWDLRLPVHGEDEFSRVADRLNYLFENMAQMDLRIRSKTFTLKETNKQLVEEVEARRRMERQLEEKTEHQARLIERLEAAQNQLIQAEKLASIGQLAAGVAHEINNPIGFVNSNLGALQDYTAKLFGALDAYRALDAVTAEQHREIVERFDLAYLGEDLPVLLQESSEGIERVKKIVQDLKDFSHVDSGEWVAVDLNRSIDSTLNIVRNEIKYKAEVERDYAELPRIKVLGSQLNQVVLNLLVNAAHAIEKFGRIVVRTRRDADNVYIEIRDDGCGIPAENLTRIFDPFFTTKPVGTGTGLGLSLAFGIMKRMHGDISVDSEVGRGSCFTLRIPIAAAELDQAAEPVPS from the coding sequence ATGGCTGAGCAGTCCCGCCCGAAGAACCCGGCGCCGCGGCGGCTGCCTCGCCGGATGGGGCTGCAGATGCGGTTCTACGTCTTGCTCGGCACCTGCCTGTGCGGGCTCCTGCTGTCGGCCCTGCTGGCGCAGTCCGGCCTCGAGGGCGAGCTGACGGCCGACGAGACGCGGCTGCGGATGCTGGGCGTCGGCCTCGGCACCGCGCTGCTCGGCGCCTGGCTGATCGGGCTGCTCACGCGCGGGTTCCGCCAGGCCATCGAGGAGCTGTACCAGGGGCTGGACCAGATCAACGACCTGCACGACTGGGACCTGCGCCTGCCGGTGCACGGCGAGGACGAGTTCAGCCGCGTCGCCGACCGGCTCAACTACCTGTTCGAGAACATGGCGCAGATGGACCTGCGCATCCGCTCCAAGACCTTCACGCTGAAGGAGACCAACAAGCAGCTGGTCGAGGAGGTCGAGGCGCGGCGGCGGATGGAGCGCCAGCTCGAGGAGAAGACCGAGCACCAGGCGCGGCTGATCGAGCGGCTCGAGGCGGCGCAGAACCAGCTGATCCAGGCCGAGAAGCTGGCCTCGATCGGCCAGCTCGCCGCCGGCGTGGCGCACGAGATCAACAACCCGATCGGCTTCGTCAATTCCAACCTCGGTGCGCTGCAGGACTACACCGCCAAGCTGTTCGGCGCGCTCGACGCCTACCGCGCGCTCGACGCGGTCACGGCCGAACAGCACCGCGAGATCGTCGAGCGCTTCGACCTGGCCTACCTCGGCGAGGATCTGCCGGTGCTGCTGCAGGAGTCGAGCGAGGGCATCGAGCGGGTGAAGAAGATCGTGCAGGACCTGAAGGACTTCTCCCACGTCGATTCGGGCGAATGGGTGGCGGTCGACCTCAACCGGTCGATCGACAGCACGCTCAACATCGTGCGCAACGAGATCAAGTACAAGGCCGAGGTCGAGCGCGACTACGCCGAGCTGCCGCGCATCAAGGTGCTCGGCTCGCAACTCAACCAGGTGGTGCTCAACCTGCTGGTGAACGCCGCCCACGCGATCGAGAAGTTCGGCCGCATCGTGGTGCGCACTCGGCGCGACGCGGACAACGTCTACATCGAGATCCGCGACGACGGCTGCGGCATCCCGGCCGAGAACCTGACGCGCATCTTCGACCCGTTCTTCACCACCAAGCCGGTCGGCACCGGCACCGGCCTGGGCCTGTCGCTGGCCTTCGGCATCATGAAGCGCATGCACGGCGACATCTCGGTCGACAGCGAGGTCGGCCGCGGCAGCTGCTTCACGCTGCGCATCCCGATCGCGGCGGCCGAGCTCGACCAGGCGGCCGAGCCGGTGCCGTCGTGA
- a CDS encoding EAL domain-containing protein, with product MERSLIKILLLEDVLVDVELACDVLVRAGLALEVRHVSDEPGYRAALAEFEPDIILADYTLPQFDGFSALLIRREMAPETPFVFLTGSLGEERAVETLRTGATDYVLKQSLPRLPAVVLRALAEHDALRDQVRTQRELEHERQLLRAVLGTTGALIVVLDQAGRITRLNPAAESAIGLSQDKAAGRDCWSLFAAAEEMDGLRSQFARLGEAGDDPVPWRTTLGGRRRVLWSAGRLPRLGSASEYAVLAGIDVTEQEVAEQQAHFLRHYDHVTGLPNRELLRHRLAQATAEDAAVVADERHALVLIGVERLPEVRDSLGVATGNQLLREVSRRLLGWQQAGDWLSRVGDASFALVLEGADERELPSQLQRLLDQLRQPYRLDEREFFLPAYLGVALHEPGMDPDFSLQAAEAALHRAVLDQSSGAQFYQPILSDEAHQRLLLEAELHEALQDEGQLELHYQPQASLANGRIVAIEALVRWRHPRLGLIPPLQFIPMAEACGLIIALGERVLLAACRQAAAWQRAGLPHITVAVNLAAAQWAQPDLIDSVRRALDLSGLDPQWLELELTESTSMHAPAATIAVMEQLRAMGVHLSIDDFGTGYCNLSYLKRFPVDKLKIDRSFVSDITTDPDDLAISRTVVAIAHQLGLEVVAEGVETEGQLALLADAGCDLIQGFFFSRPLVPEACASLLADRTTLASWRRNKVPNTLLLLDDEPNVLAALKRVLRNGDYRILATTSPTEAFELLATHEVGVIVADQRMAELSGTEFLNRVKDMYPATIRMILSGYTDLQTVTEAINRGAIYKFLTKPWDDGELTATVAEAFVRYAAERERHG from the coding sequence ATGGAGCGCTCGCTGATCAAGATCCTGCTGCTGGAGGACGTGCTGGTCGACGTCGAGCTGGCCTGCGACGTGCTGGTGCGCGCCGGGCTGGCGCTCGAGGTGCGCCACGTCTCGGACGAGCCGGGCTACCGCGCGGCGCTGGCCGAGTTCGAGCCCGACATCATCCTGGCCGATTACACGCTGCCGCAGTTCGACGGCTTCTCGGCGCTGCTGATCCGGCGCGAGATGGCGCCGGAGACGCCGTTCGTGTTCCTCACCGGCTCGCTCGGCGAGGAGCGGGCGGTCGAGACGCTGCGCACCGGCGCCACCGACTACGTGCTCAAGCAGAGCCTGCCGCGGCTGCCGGCGGTGGTGCTGCGCGCGCTGGCCGAGCACGATGCGCTGCGCGACCAGGTCCGCACCCAGCGCGAGCTGGAGCACGAGCGCCAGCTCTTGCGCGCGGTGCTCGGCACCACCGGCGCGCTGATCGTGGTGCTCGACCAGGCCGGCCGCATCACCCGGCTCAACCCGGCCGCCGAGAGCGCGATCGGCCTGAGCCAGGACAAGGCCGCCGGCCGCGACTGCTGGAGCCTGTTCGCCGCGGCCGAGGAGATGGACGGCCTGCGCAGCCAGTTCGCCCGGCTGGGCGAGGCGGGCGACGACCCGGTGCCGTGGCGCACCACGCTGGGCGGCCGCCGCCGCGTGCTGTGGTCGGCCGGCCGGCTGCCGCGGCTCGGTTCGGCCAGCGAGTACGCGGTGCTGGCCGGCATCGACGTGACCGAGCAGGAGGTCGCCGAGCAGCAGGCGCATTTCCTGCGCCACTACGACCACGTCACCGGCCTGCCCAATCGCGAGCTGCTGCGCCACCGGTTGGCCCAGGCCACGGCCGAGGACGCGGCCGTGGTGGCCGACGAGCGCCATGCGCTGGTGCTGATCGGGGTCGAGCGGCTGCCCGAGGTGCGCGACAGCCTCGGCGTCGCCACCGGCAACCAGCTGCTGCGCGAGGTGTCGCGCCGCCTGCTCGGCTGGCAGCAGGCCGGCGACTGGCTGTCGCGGGTCGGCGACGCCAGCTTCGCGCTGGTGCTCGAAGGCGCCGACGAGCGCGAGCTGCCGAGCCAGCTGCAGCGCCTGCTCGACCAGTTGCGCCAGCCCTACCGGCTCGACGAGCGCGAATTCTTCCTGCCGGCCTATCTCGGCGTGGCGCTGCACGAGCCGGGCATGGACCCGGATTTCTCGCTGCAGGCGGCCGAGGCCGCGCTGCACCGCGCGGTGCTCGACCAGAGCAGCGGCGCCCAGTTCTACCAGCCCATCCTGTCGGACGAGGCGCACCAGCGGCTGCTGCTGGAGGCCGAGCTGCACGAGGCGCTGCAGGACGAGGGCCAGCTCGAGCTGCACTACCAGCCGCAGGCGAGCCTCGCCAACGGCCGCATCGTGGCGATCGAGGCGCTGGTGCGCTGGCGCCATCCGCGGCTCGGGCTGATCCCGCCGCTGCAGTTCATCCCGATGGCCGAGGCCTGCGGCCTGATCATCGCGCTCGGCGAACGGGTGCTGCTGGCGGCCTGCCGCCAGGCCGCGGCGTGGCAGCGCGCCGGGCTGCCCCACATCACCGTGGCGGTCAACCTGGCCGCGGCGCAATGGGCCCAGCCGGACCTGATCGACAGCGTGCGCCGTGCGCTCGACCTGAGCGGGCTCGATCCGCAATGGCTGGAGCTGGAGCTGACCGAATCGACCTCGATGCATGCGCCGGCCGCCACCATCGCGGTGATGGAGCAGTTGCGCGCGATGGGCGTGCACCTGTCGATCGACGACTTCGGCACCGGCTATTGCAATCTCAGCTATCTCAAGCGCTTCCCGGTCGACAAGCTCAAGATCGACCGCAGCTTCGTCAGCGACATCACCACCGATCCGGACGACCTGGCGATCTCGCGCACGGTGGTGGCGATCGCCCACCAGCTCGGCCTCGAAGTGGTGGCCGAGGGGGTCGAAACCGAGGGCCAACTGGCCTTGCTGGCCGATGCCGGCTGCGACCTGATCCAGGGCTTCTTCTTCAGCCGGCCGCTGGTGCCCGAGGCCTGCGCCAGCCTCTTGGCCGACCGCACCACGCTGGCCTCGTGGCGGCGCAACAAGGTGCCGAACACGCTCTTGCTGCTCGACGACGAGCCCAATGTGCTGGCGGCGCTCAAGCGCGTGCTGCGCAACGGCGACTACCGCATCCTGGCCACCACCAGCCCGACCGAGGCGTTCGAGCTGCTGGCCACCCACGAGGTCGGCGTGATCGTGGCCGACCAGCGCATGGCCGAGCTCAGCGGCACCGAATTCCTCAACCGGGTCAAGGACATGTACCCGGCCACCATCCGCATGATCCTGTCCGGCTACACCGATCTGCAGACGGTGACCGAGGCGATCAACCGCGGCGCCATCTACAAGTTCCTGACCAAGCCGTGGGACGACGGCGAGCTGACCGCCACGGTGGCCGAGGCCTTCGTGCGCTATGCGGCGGAGCGCGAGCGCCATGGCTGA
- a CDS encoding sensor histidine kinase, with protein MNRDEQALPPPAAASLRGNAAMLVDVLNGSADPIAVFDSACRLLVANRAWNALSGLAGYADALGDTLLPRLLAHALEGESQSALVEFGEAGDRRSYEISASPLPTAEGEAGGVVLGGRELTGQRRAERTVAELNDRMRGLEREITEIGHELESLSYTVTHDLRAPLRAVDGFADMLARRAGERLDEEDKRLLGVVRESGRTLGRLFDKLLALSRLTRQRMAPTRIEMGELVRDAWLDIGPKFHGEFQLDALPPATCDRILLKQVWLHLLDNAIKFSAHRALPRIMVDGWCSGHECVYRVRDNGIGFDMRYAGRLFGVFQRLHAVDDFPGDGIGLASVSRVIARHGGRVWAEGQRDAGAAFHFALPMTNADAPPAFHPPDA; from the coding sequence ATGAACCGCGACGAGCAGGCGCTCCCGCCTCCCGCCGCCGCATCGCTGCGCGGCAACGCCGCCATGCTGGTCGACGTGCTCAACGGCAGTGCGGATCCGATCGCGGTGTTCGATTCGGCCTGCCGCCTGCTGGTGGCCAACCGTGCCTGGAACGCGCTGTCCGGCCTCGCCGGCTATGCCGACGCGCTCGGCGACACGTTGCTGCCGCGCCTGCTGGCGCATGCGCTCGAGGGCGAGAGCCAGAGCGCGCTGGTCGAGTTCGGCGAGGCGGGCGACCGGCGCAGTTACGAGATCAGTGCCAGCCCCTTGCCGACCGCCGAGGGCGAGGCCGGCGGCGTGGTGCTCGGCGGCCGCGAGCTGACCGGCCAGCGCCGCGCCGAGCGCACGGTGGCCGAGCTGAACGACCGCATGCGCGGTCTCGAGCGCGAGATCACCGAGATCGGCCACGAGCTCGAAAGCCTCAGCTACACCGTCACCCACGACCTGCGCGCGCCGCTGCGCGCGGTCGACGGCTTCGCCGACATGCTGGCGCGCCGCGCCGGCGAGCGGCTCGACGAAGAGGACAAGCGCCTGCTCGGCGTGGTGCGCGAGAGCGGCCGCACGCTCGGCCGGCTGTTCGACAAGCTGCTGGCGCTGTCGCGGCTGACCCGCCAGCGCATGGCGCCGACCCGGATCGAGATGGGCGAGCTGGTGCGCGACGCCTGGCTCGACATCGGGCCCAAATTCCACGGCGAGTTTCAGCTCGACGCGCTGCCGCCGGCGACGTGCGATCGCATCCTGCTCAAGCAGGTCTGGCTGCACCTGCTGGACAACGCGATCAAGTTCAGCGCCCACCGCGCGCTGCCGCGCATCATGGTCGACGGCTGGTGCAGCGGCCACGAGTGCGTCTACCGCGTGCGCGACAACGGCATCGGCTTCGACATGCGCTACGCCGGCCGGCTGTTCGGCGTGTTCCAGCGCCTGCACGCGGTCGACGATTTCCCCGGCGACGGCATCGGCCTCGCCAGCGTGTCGCGGGTGATCGCGCGGCACGGCGGCCGGGTCTGGGCCGAGGGCCAGCGCGACGCCGGCGCAGCCTTCCACTTCGCCCTGCCGATGACGAACGCGGACGCGCCGCCCGCATTCCACCCGCCGGATGCCTGA
- the moaA gene encoding GTP 3',8-cyclase MoaA, with amino-acid sequence MPLQDRYGRTLRYLRLSVTDRCDLRCSYCMPKGFSGFEEPADWLTFDEIERLVGAFARLGVGRVRLTGGEPLLRRDLPVLAGRLAALSGVDDLSLSTNATQLDRHAAALRAAGVRRLNISLDTLRAERHAAIAGRDSHARVLAGIAAAEAAGFDPIKINMVVQGGVNDDEVEDMAAFCLDRGFILRLIETMPVGATGRASGQLELGPLRERLARRFDLVPAALELGGGPARYWQRRDGSGCVGFITPISQHFCASCNRVRLAVDGTLYLCLGQEEKFEFRPLLRGGADDAELEAAIRRAIELKPERHEFRERPDKIVRFMSQTGG; translated from the coding sequence ATGCCATTACAGGACCGCTACGGACGCACGCTGCGCTACCTGCGGCTGTCGGTCACCGACCGCTGCGACCTGCGCTGCAGCTACTGCATGCCCAAGGGCTTCAGCGGTTTCGAGGAGCCGGCCGACTGGCTGACCTTCGACGAGATCGAGCGGCTGGTCGGCGCCTTCGCCCGCCTCGGCGTCGGCCGCGTGCGGCTGACCGGCGGCGAGCCGCTGCTGCGGCGCGACCTGCCCGTCCTGGCCGGCCGGCTGGCCGCCTTGTCCGGCGTCGACGACCTGTCGCTGTCGACCAACGCCACCCAGCTCGACCGCCACGCCGCCGCCTTGCGCGCGGCCGGCGTGCGGCGCCTCAACATCAGCCTCGATACCCTGCGCGCCGAGCGCCATGCCGCCATCGCCGGCCGCGACAGCCATGCGCGCGTGCTGGCCGGCATCGCCGCCGCCGAGGCGGCCGGCTTCGATCCGATCAAGATCAACATGGTGGTGCAGGGCGGCGTCAACGACGACGAGGTCGAGGACATGGCGGCCTTCTGCCTCGACCGCGGCTTCATCCTGCGGCTGATCGAGACCATGCCGGTCGGCGCCACCGGCCGCGCCAGCGGCCAGCTCGAGCTCGGCCCGCTGCGCGAACGGCTGGCGCGGCGCTTCGACCTGGTGCCGGCCGCGCTCGAGCTCGGCGGCGGCCCGGCGCGCTACTGGCAGCGCCGCGACGGCTCGGGCTGCGTCGGCTTCATCACGCCGATCTCGCAGCACTTCTGCGCCAGCTGCAACCGCGTGCGGCTGGCGGTCGACGGCACGCTCTACCTGTGCCTGGGCCAGGAAGAGAAATTCGAATTCCGCCCGCTGCTGCGCGGCGGCGCCGACGACGCCGAACTCGAGGCCGCCATCCGCCGGGCGATCGAGCTCAAGCCCGAGCGCCATGAATTCCGCGAACGGCCGGACAAGATCGTGCGCTTCATGTCGCAGACGGGCGGGTAG